The region CTGGCGGCACCGTCGTCGGTCACCGCCGCGCCGACGGACACGGACGCGCGGGGGTCGGCCGGACACCCGCCGACGTACGAGCGCAAGCTGCTCGGGAAGGGCACCCCGGACGAGTGCTTCGCCGGTGTCGGGCTGGCCTATCCGACCGGTCCCCCGTGCGCGACCGGCCAGCCGAAGGTGAACCAGTCGTACCTGTGGGGCATGACCCAGACCGAGCAGAGCCTCTGGTTCGGCACCGGAGCGAACGTCAACTGCCTGACCAGCGGGCGCAACCTGCGCAACACGACGCCGAACCTGAACGACGACTGGGTGTGCGAGTACGGCGAGAGCCAGATCGTGAAGCGCAACCCGACCCTGCCGGCCACCCTCGGCGACCACCGTCCGCCCCGGTTGTACACCTACGACAAGCGGGCCAAGCGGTTGACGGAAAAGACCGACCTGATCAAGAACGCCTCCACCACCGACGCCAACCGGCTGGCCTCGACCGCCGGGATCCGGGCCGCCGGCACCCATCAGGGGGTGGCGTTCCTCGGCGGGCCGGCGCTGGGCGAGAGCATCAACCTGTTCGCCTTCGACACCCACACCGGCGGCTTCCTCGGCTCGGTCAACCTGCCGGCGTACGGCAACATCCGTCACTTCGTGGTGGCCGACGGGGCGCTCTACGCGGGTGTCGGGGTGGGCGCGAACGGCGGCAACCGGGGCCACGTGCTGCGCTGGACCGGTAGTAAGAGCAACCCGTTCAGTTTCGTCGAGGTCGCGAACCTGCCGGCCCAGGCGGCGGACCTGACCGTGCACGACGGACGGATCTTCGTGACGACCTGGACGGGTTCCGGCGACGACGCCCTCGCCGCCGCCGTTCCGGGCAGCACCGACGAGCCGCTGCCCGGCGTCGCCGGGGTGTGGATGAGCCCGAAGCTGTCGCAGGGGGAACGCGGCCTCACCCCGGCCGACGCGAACGGCTGGACCCAGGTCTGGACGGTGGACCAGTACGAGCCGGACCCGACCATCGCCCGCACCTACGCCCTCGGTGGGCTGGCCTCGTTCAACGGCTACCTCTACTGGGGCACGATGCACGTACCGATGAAGGCGACCACCGTACACATCGCGACCTTTCCGCCGGCGAACGAGGCCGCGCTGCGCGCCTCGGTGCGCGGCACCCAGCGGGCGATCAGCATCTTCCGGGGGAAGAGCTTCGGCGACCGCCACCAGCGGGTGGACCTGCTGTACGGGGCACCGCAGCTGCCCGCGTACGACCCGGCCGGGAACGGCGGCGCGGGCGCCTGGGCTCCGGTCCCGACCGGTTACACCCCGCTCTACGGCCCGTCCGGCATGGGTAATCCGTACAACAACTACACCTGGAAGATGGCGGTGGCGGGCGGGAAACTGTACGTCGGCACCATGGACTGGAGTTACATCTCCAAGGACCTGGGTCAGGAGACGGCGAGCCGGTTGGGGGTCAGCGGCCCGGCGGCGGCGGAGTTCGGTGACGCCTCGGTGCTGGCCGACGATCCGCCGCCGCCCCCGGCCCCGGTGTACGGCGGCGACCTGTTCGTCTTCGACTCGACCAGCAAGCCGGCCCGGGTGGTGGACGACAGCGGGCTCGGCAACTATCTGAACTACGGGATCCGCAACATGGTCGCCGACGGGACGACCCTGTACCTGGGCATGGCGAATCCGATGAACCTGCGTACGGACCCGGACGACGACGTTCCCGAGGGTGGTTGGGAACTGATCCGGCTGAGCATGCAGCGCTGTTGATCGGTCGGCCCCGCTCGGCATCGTCAGCGGGCACGGGCGGGGCCACCTCGCGGATACACCGACCAGCGCTCGTCCTTACCTTCCCCGAACATCATCATGCCATGGTGCGAATATGACTGAAATCAGTAGATCTTGGACAGGTTGGGTGGGCCGGCTCGACCGGTGCGGCCGTACCCCGTGGCAACGTCCGCTCGCGGTCCTGCCGCTCGTCGCGGTGCTCGCCCTGACGGCCGGTTGCGGACTGTTCCGGGACACCCCGCAGCGGCCCGAGGCCGGTGCGGTGGCGACCGCGCCGGCCGGCACGTCGACCCACACCGTCGTGGTCGACGGGCAGGACCGCGACTTCCGGCTCTACCAGCCGGCGAACCTCGCCCGGTCGACCCCGGTGCCGCTCGTGGTCATGCTGCACGGCGCGCTCGGTACGGGCAGCCAGGCCGAAACCTCGTACGGCTGGAACGCCGAGGCGGACCGGGAGGGCTTCGTCGTCGCCTACCCGGACGGGCTCAGCCGCACCTGGGCGGTGGCACCGGACTGCTGCGGTCCACCGGCCCGTGACGGGGTGGACGACGTCGCCTTCATCCGGCAACTGGTCGACACCGTGGCCGACCGGCTCCCGGTCGACCGCGACCGGGTCTACGCCACCGGGATCTCCAACGGCGGAATGCTCGCCTACCGCCTGGCCTGCGACACGAACCTGTTCGCCGCGATCGGGCCGGTGGCGGCGACCCAGCTCGGCCCGTGCCCGTCACCCGCACCGACCTCGGTGATCCACATCCACGGTACGGCGGACCGGACCGTGCCGTACGCCGGCGGACCGGGCCGACGGGACAACGGCGGAACCGGCCGCAACCCCGTCCGGATGGACGGTCCGGCAACACCCGAACTGCTCGCACGGTGGCGCACGATCGGCGGCTGCGACGCGCCGGTGACCACCACCTCGGGCCCGGTCACCACCTCGGCCGCCGGTTGCCCCGATGGGCGGGCGGTCGAGCTGATCACCGTCGCCGACGCCGGCCACCAGTGGCCCGGTGCCGCCGGCCCCGCGCCCGAGGCACGACGCCTGCTCGACCTGGATCCGCCCGCGACCGCGCCGAACGCCACCGACACCATCTGGCGCTTCTTCGAGGCACACCACCGCACCGGCGGCTGAGCTACACCGGCACCCACCCACCCGACAACCCAGGACAGGGAGCAGCAGATGCCGAGCAGTGGTGGCACCCCGGCCGCGGTCGAGGTCGTCGACCTCGTCAAACGCTATCCGGGAAGCAAGACCCCGGCGGTGGACGGGCTGTCGTTCACGGTGGCCCGTGGCGAGATCTTCGGGCTGCTCGGGCCGAACGGTGCCGGCAAGTCCACCACCATCGGCATCCTCACCACCCGGCTGCGGGCAACGGCGGGCCGGGCCGTGGTCGGCGGGGTCGACGTGCTCGGTGACCCGGTCGCGGCCCGCGCCCAGTTGGCCGTCGTCCCCCAGCACAACAACCTGGACCGGGCGCTGACCCCACGGCAGAACCTGCTGTTCCATGCGGCGTACCACGGCGTCGGCCGCGCCGTACGCAACACCCGCGCGGACGAGCTGCTGGACCGCTTCGGCCTCGCCGACCGGGCGGACAAGCGGATCGAGGCGTACTCGGGCGGCATGGCGCAGCGGCTGATGATCGCCCGCGCGCTGATCCACGAGCCGGCGGTGCTCTTCCTCGACGAACCCACCAACGGCCTGGACCCGCAGTCCCGGCGCCTCATCTGGGGCCGGATCCGGGAGATGCGCGGACGCGGCGTGACGGTGGTGCTGACCACCCACCAGATGAACGGGGCCGCCGCCCTGGTCGACCGGGTCGGCATCGTCGACCACGGCCGGCTGCTCACCCTGGACACACCGGGCAACCTGGTCCGGGGCCTCGGCGGACGCTCGATCCTCGACCTGACCGTCACGCCGGCCGGGCCCGACGATCCGGACGAGCTGTTGCGGACGCTGTCGGAGGTTCCCGGCGTACGCAAGGGTGAACGCCTCGCCCCGGCGGCGCCGCCGGCCGCCGGGCCGGGTGCCGGGCGACCGGGCCCGGATTTCGGCGCCGGGCTCGGTCTCGGCTCGGGCGCGCCGGCCGCCGCACTGGCCGCGCTGGCCCGACAGCGGTCGGTGGCCACGCTCGCCCCCGACCCCGGCGGGCGCCAACGGGTACGGATCCGGCTGCACCTCGCCACCGATCCGGCGGCCGTGCTCGGGCCGGCGCTCGCCGTGCTGACCACCCGGTCGGCGAAGCTCACCGACGTGCACATCGCCGAGCCGAGCCTCGAAGACGTCTTCATCGGACTGACCGGAAGGGACCCACGGTGACCGACCTCGAAGCCCCACCGGTGCCGGCGGCGATCTCCACGCCGGCACCCCCGCGACCCCGCGCCCACCGGGCGTTCCTGGCCATCCTGCGCCGGGACCTGCTGGTCACCGGCAAGGAACTCTGGGTCATCCTGGTCCAGGTCGGCCTCACCCCGCTGTTCATGCTCTTCGTCTTCGTCAAGGTGCTCGGCGGGCAGGGCATCGTCACCCGGGACTTCGCCGACCTGTTCCTGCCCGGCATCATCGCGCTGGCCGCGCTCACCACCGCGCTACAGAGCGTCGCGCTGCCGCTGGTCAAGGAGTTCGGTTTCACCCGCGAGATCGAGGACCGGCTGCTCGCCCCGCTGTCGACCAACCTGGTGGCGGTGGGGAAACTGGTGGTCGCGATGCTGCGCGGACTTATCGCCGCCGCCCTCATCTACCCGCTGGGCGCGCTGATGGTCGGCTCGGCCCCCTGGCAACCCGAACGGCTGCCGATGGTCCTGCTGACGGTCCTGCTCGGCGGTTGGATCGGCGGCGGGATCGGCATGACGCTGGCGACGATCCTGCCCATCCAACGGATCAACGTCACGTTCTCGCTGGTCATTACCCCGATCATCTGGACCGGTTGCATCCACTACCCGTGGCCGCGGCTCTCCTCGATGCCCTGGTTCCAGGCGGTCACCGCCGTGAACCCGATGACCTACGTCTCCGAAGGGGTACGCGGGGCGATGCTGCCCGAGGTCGCGCACATACCGGCCTGGATCTGTCTTCTGGTGCTGAGCGCGGTGGCCGCCACGGTCACCGCCACCGGCGTACGTAGTTTCAGTCGGCGTGCCGTTCAATGAGC is a window of Micromonospora sp. NBC_01699 DNA encoding:
- a CDS encoding ABC transporter ATP-binding protein, which encodes MPSSGGTPAAVEVVDLVKRYPGSKTPAVDGLSFTVARGEIFGLLGPNGAGKSTTIGILTTRLRATAGRAVVGGVDVLGDPVAARAQLAVVPQHNNLDRALTPRQNLLFHAAYHGVGRAVRNTRADELLDRFGLADRADKRIEAYSGGMAQRLMIARALIHEPAVLFLDEPTNGLDPQSRRLIWGRIREMRGRGVTVVLTTHQMNGAAALVDRVGIVDHGRLLTLDTPGNLVRGLGGRSILDLTVTPAGPDDPDELLRTLSEVPGVRKGERLAPAAPPAAGPGAGRPGPDFGAGLGLGSGAPAAALAALARQRSVATLAPDPGGRQRVRIRLHLATDPAAVLGPALAVLTTRSAKLTDVHIAEPSLEDVFIGLTGRDPR
- a CDS encoding extracellular catalytic domain type 1 short-chain-length polyhydroxyalkanoate depolymerase, giving the protein MTEISRSWTGWVGRLDRCGRTPWQRPLAVLPLVAVLALTAGCGLFRDTPQRPEAGAVATAPAGTSTHTVVVDGQDRDFRLYQPANLARSTPVPLVVMLHGALGTGSQAETSYGWNAEADREGFVVAYPDGLSRTWAVAPDCCGPPARDGVDDVAFIRQLVDTVADRLPVDRDRVYATGISNGGMLAYRLACDTNLFAAIGPVAATQLGPCPSPAPTSVIHIHGTADRTVPYAGGPGRRDNGGTGRNPVRMDGPATPELLARWRTIGGCDAPVTTTSGPVTTSAAGCPDGRAVELITVADAGHQWPGAAGPAPEARRLLDLDPPATAPNATDTIWRFFEAHHRTGG
- a CDS encoding ABC transporter permease; translation: MTDLEAPPVPAAISTPAPPRPRAHRAFLAILRRDLLVTGKELWVILVQVGLTPLFMLFVFVKVLGGQGIVTRDFADLFLPGIIALAALTTALQSVALPLVKEFGFTREIEDRLLAPLSTNLVAVGKLVVAMLRGLIAAALIYPLGALMVGSAPWQPERLPMVLLTVLLGGWIGGGIGMTLATILPIQRINVTFSLVITPIIWTGCIHYPWPRLSSMPWFQAVTAVNPMTYVSEGVRGAMLPEVAHIPAWICLLVLSAVAATVTATGVRSFSRRAVQ